One part of the Vicia villosa cultivar HV-30 ecotype Madison, WI linkage group LG6, Vvil1.0, whole genome shotgun sequence genome encodes these proteins:
- the LOC131613183 gene encoding uncharacterized protein LOC131613183 gives MPTIEELLDELGNASWFSKLDLRQGFHQIRMHPKDIPKTAFRTHQGHYEFCVMPFGLCNAPSTFQAAMNTLLQPYLRKFVTVFFDDILVYSVSLEAHLIHLEQVLTTLLKEEYFLKKSKCILAQRSLEYLGHIVSASGVKPEPSKIQAILDWPIPSTITALRGFLGLTGFYRKFIRGYAAIATPLTALLRKDSFIWNPEATIAFKALKLAMTTAPTLTLPDFNLPFVLETDASGIAMGAVLMQNSHPIAFFSKPFCPKLQRASNSFCNTLLEEFHSSPSAGHMGFTKTLGRLQANFWWEGMRNHVKQFVKNCHICQQVKYETKKTPGLLQPLPIPHAIWEDLSLDFITGLPLSKGHNAILVVVDRLSKGVHLAALVPNYTAHKIASIFFDTVCKLHGMPRSLVSDKDPLFISKFWRELFSLCGTKLRMSTAYHPETDGQTEVFNRVLEQYLRSFVHHKPSQWSNYLSLAEWSHNTSIHSSTGLTPYQITFGKEPPSIPQYIQGNSPIEAVDSFLTTRQQLITKLRAKIHKSQLTMKLSADKHRRDINFDEGTFVYVRLRPYRQKTATDTTYTKLLDTLHTTLISFPILNQSTQNLIVTHTSKKMKLNSKSKTCLIPNSYNTVKAPSHHQYY, from the coding sequence ATGCCCACTATTGAGGAACTACTTGACGAATTGGGCAACGCTTCTTGGTTTTCTAAACTGGATTTACGCCAAGGTTTTCATCAAATCCGGATGCATCCTAAAGATATACCAAAAACCGCATTCCGCACTCACCAAGGTCACTATGAATTCTGTGTTATGCCATTCGGCCTGTGCAATGCTCCATCTACCTTCCAAGCTGCCATGAACACCTTACTCCAACCATATCTGCGCAAATTTGTCACTGTCTTCTTTGACGATATTCTCGTCTACAGCGTTTCTCTCGAGGCACATTTAATTCATCTTGAACAAGTGCTCACCACCCTCCTGAAAGaagaatattttttgaaaaaatccaaaTGTATTCTTGCTCAACGCAGCTTGGAATATCTGGGCCATATTGTATCAGCTTCTGGAGTTAAACCTGAACCTTCAAAAATCCAAGCTATTCTTGATTGGCCAATACCTTCCACAATCACTGCCCTACGCGGATTCCTTGGTTTAACTGGATTCTACCGCAAATTCATTCGTGGATATGCTGCAATTGCAACACCCCTCACCGCCTTACTCCGAAAAGACTCATTCATATGGAACCCTGAAGCTACCATTGCATTCAAAGCCCTCAAACTAGCCATGACAACTGCCCCAACTCTAACCCTCCCTGATTTTAACCTACCTTTTGTGCTTGAAACAGATGCATCTGGCATTGCCATGGGAGCCGTATTGATGCAAAACTCTCACCCCATAGCCTTTTTTAGCAAACCTTTTTGCCCAAAACTCCAAAGAGCATCAAACTCATTTTGCAATACCTTACTTGAAGAATTCCACAGCTCTCCCTCTGCTGGTCACATGGGTTTCACTAAAACTCTTGGCCGATTACAAGCAAATTTTTGGTGGGAAGGAATGAGAAACCATGTCAAACAATTTGTAAAAAATTGCCACATCTGCCAACAAGTCAAATACGAAACAAAGAAAACCCCAGGTCTCTTACAACCTCTACCTATCCCTCATGCCATTTGGGAGGACCTTTCACTTGATTTCATCACTGGTTTGCCGCTTTCTAAGGGTCACAATGCCATTCTTGTAGTAGTTGATCGCCTTTCTAAAGGTGTGCATCTAGCTGCCCTAGTCCCGAACTATACTGCTCATAAGATTGCATCCATATTCTTTGATACTGTCTGCAAATTACATGGAATGCCTCGCAGCCTTGTCTCCGATAAAGATCCACTCTTCATCAGCAAATTCTGGCGTGAACTATTTTCTTTATGCGGCACCAAATTACGTATGAGCACCGCCTACCATCCCGAAACTGACGGTCAAACAGAAGTTTTCAATAGAGTTTTAGAACAATATCTTCGTTCTTTTGTGCACCACAAACCGTCCCAATGGTCTAATTATCTATCACTTGCTGAATGGTCTCATAACACATCCATCCACTCATCAACTGGCCTTACCCCATATCAAATCACATTCGGAAAGGAACCTCCATCTATCCCTCAATATATCCAAGGCAACTCTCCCATTGAAGCTGTTGATTCCTTCCTCACTACTAGACAACAACTCATTACAAAGTTACGTGCCAAAATACATAAATCTCAACTCACCATGAAACTCTCAGCTGACAAACATAGGCGTGACATTAATTTTGATGAAGGCACATTTGTCTACGTCCGCCTCCGCCCTTATCGACAGAAAACAGCCACCGATACAACCTATACCAAACTCCTAGACACATTACACACCACATTGATCTCCTTCCCAATTCTAAACCAGTCAACACAAAACCTTATCGTTACCCATACTTccaaaaaaatgaaattgaactCCAAATCCAAAACATGCTTGATTCCAAACTCATACAACACAGTCAAAGCCCCTTCTCATCACCAGTATTACTAG
- the LOC131608880 gene encoding protein RIK isoform X2, with translation MTEDSNVRVSSSNEASQTRQRKKRKWDQPAESLLPAGMAIPGVLPLSNSVPLGGGVVFSGVTSAISGALLTNPLAAAALLQQQSTAAAQKLNQIQDELVIAREIVINDAESSIRYKLTKRQTQEEIQKCTGTIVITRGKYRPPNMPLDSEKPLYLHISAGAHIKDTAERILVVDRAAAMIEEILRPGQNSQSISSASPSPLANGLKVLSTSVFLGFDADPSWNIVARIRGPNDQYINHITNETGATVKLRGRGSGTDEGSSEEDGQQPMHLFLSSNNAKSLEQAKSLAENLLDTISMECGASRISSCKAYSAVPPPQPVYTAVPPPQPVYTAVPSPQQVYSGPTAISPLQQGYSAVPPPQQLLAGVQSLAASTGVTTTSMSLTTVSTAIPLANTIGYTPPLVAGGTSYIGYGGIYPQATPLQQVALALRHTPPVASTVAPTTSASSRESKSITSSDHEKEEKRTSQRRKFQELPVVSKGTKHNQGLELRKPNERYDDLDVRNISNMPAPKKLIQPSSNGIQPAPPRTMPPPPPPKRAMPPPPPPPKFYDSTEVKVQDRSNNSLKTKPDAVPDTLVKLMEYGDDDDDDDDLDGSHEEILPRTIKAIGAQKPFWAL, from the exons ATGACGGAGGATAGTAACGTTAGGGTTTCTTCTTCGAATGAAGCTTCGCAAACGAGACAGAG aaagaagagaaagtggGATCAACCGGCAGAGTCATTGTTACCTGCTGGGATGGCAATCCCTGGAGTTCTTCCTTTGAGCAATTCTGTGCCTCTTGGCGGCGGGGTTGTATTTTCGGGTGTGACTTCAGCAATATCTGGTGCTCTTTTGACAAATCCTTTGGCAGCTGCAGCTCTGCTTCAGCAGCAAAGCACGGCGGCGGCCCAAAAATTGAATCAA ATTCAAGATGAGTTGGTAATTGCTCGAGAAATCGTCATAAATGATGCAGAATCTTCTATTCGTTACAAATTGACAAAACGCCAGACACAAGAGGAG ATTCAGAAGTGCACTGGTACTATTGTTATAACTAG GGGAAAGTATCGACCGCCCAATATGCCGCTCGATAGTGAAAAGCCATTGTATCTCCACATCTCTGCAGGAGCTCAT ATAAAAGATACGGCAGAACGGATTTTAGTTGTTGATCGGGCTGCTGCAATGATTGAAGAAATTCTAAGGCCGGGGCAGAATTCACAGTCAATTTCTTCTGCCTCACCTTCACCTTTGGCTAATGGACTGAAG GTACTCAGCACAAGTGTGTTTTTGGGCTTTGATGCTGACCCATCATGGAACATTGTTGCCCGTATACGTGGACCAAAT GACCAGTATATAAATCACATTACCAATGAAACAGGAGCAACAGTCAAACTGAGAGGACGTGGTTCAGGAACTGATGAAGGGTCAAGTGAAGAAG ATGGACAACAGCCTATGCACCTGTTTTTGTCTAGTAACAATGCAAAAAGCCTTGAACAGGCTAAGTCCTTGGCAGAAAATCTTTTGGATACAATCAGTATGGAATGTGGTGCTTCAag GATTTCATCATGTAAAGCTTATAGTGCTGTTCCACCTCCACAGCCCGTATATACTGCTGTTCCACCTCCACAGCCAGTATATACTGCTGTTCCATCACCCCAGCAGGTTTATAGTGGCCCTACTGCCATTTCGCCCCTACAACAAGGTTATAGTGCTGTTCCACCCCCACAGCAGTTGTTGGCTGGAGTTCAGAGTTTGGCGGCAAGCACAGGCGTAACGACTACTTCAATGTCATTGACCACAGTTTCAACAGCAATTCCTCTAGCCAACACAATTGGTTATACTCCTCCTTTAGTAGCAGGTGGAACTAGCTATATTGGATATGGTGGAATATATCCTCAAGCTACCCCATTGCAACAAGTTGCCCTTGCCCTGAGGCACACGCCTCCTGTTGCTTCAACAGTTGCTCCCACAACTTCGGCATCAAGCAGAGAATCGAAGTCAATCACAAGCTCTGATCATGAAAAAGAGGAAAAACGGACATCCCAGCGACGAAAGTTTCAAGAATTACCAGTTGTTTCAAAGGGCACAAAACACAATCAG GGATTGGAACTTAGAAAACCTAATGAACGATATGATGATTTGGATGTGAGGAATATATCGAATATGCCTGCTCCTAAGAAGTTGATCCAGCCGTCGTCCAATGGAATTCAACCGGCCCCGCCAAGAACTATGCCTCCACCACCTCCTCCAAAAAGAGCTATGCCCCCGCCACCTCCTCCACCTAAATTTTATGATTCAACTGAAGTTAAAGTACAAGACAGGAGCAATAATTCACTGAAGACAAAACCCGATGCAGTTCCTG aTACTTTGGTCAAGCTAATGGAATATGGTGATGACGATGACGACGATGATGATCTAGACGGTTCACATGAGGAAATTCTTCCCCGCACCATCAAAGCAATTGGGGCTCAAAAGCCTTTTTGGGCTTTATGA
- the LOC131608880 gene encoding protein RIK isoform X1: MTEDSNVRVSSSNEASQTRQRKKRKWDQPAESLLPAGMAIPGVLPLSNSVPLGGGVVFSGVTSAISGALLTNPLAAAALLQQQSTAAAQKLNQQKIQDELVIAREIVINDAESSIRYKLTKRQTQEEIQKCTGTIVITRGKYRPPNMPLDSEKPLYLHISAGAHIKDTAERILVVDRAAAMIEEILRPGQNSQSISSASPSPLANGLKVLSTSVFLGFDADPSWNIVARIRGPNDQYINHITNETGATVKLRGRGSGTDEGSSEEDGQQPMHLFLSSNNAKSLEQAKSLAENLLDTISMECGASRISSCKAYSAVPPPQPVYTAVPPPQPVYTAVPSPQQVYSGPTAISPLQQGYSAVPPPQQLLAGVQSLAASTGVTTTSMSLTTVSTAIPLANTIGYTPPLVAGGTSYIGYGGIYPQATPLQQVALALRHTPPVASTVAPTTSASSRESKSITSSDHEKEEKRTSQRRKFQELPVVSKGTKHNQGLELRKPNERYDDLDVRNISNMPAPKKLIQPSSNGIQPAPPRTMPPPPPPKRAMPPPPPPPKFYDSTEVKVQDRSNNSLKTKPDAVPDTLVKLMEYGDDDDDDDDLDGSHEEILPRTIKAIGAQKPFWAL, translated from the exons ATGACGGAGGATAGTAACGTTAGGGTTTCTTCTTCGAATGAAGCTTCGCAAACGAGACAGAG aaagaagagaaagtggGATCAACCGGCAGAGTCATTGTTACCTGCTGGGATGGCAATCCCTGGAGTTCTTCCTTTGAGCAATTCTGTGCCTCTTGGCGGCGGGGTTGTATTTTCGGGTGTGACTTCAGCAATATCTGGTGCTCTTTTGACAAATCCTTTGGCAGCTGCAGCTCTGCTTCAGCAGCAAAGCACGGCGGCGGCCCAAAAATTGAATCAA CAAAAGATTCAAGATGAGTTGGTAATTGCTCGAGAAATCGTCATAAATGATGCAGAATCTTCTATTCGTTACAAATTGACAAAACGCCAGACACAAGAGGAG ATTCAGAAGTGCACTGGTACTATTGTTATAACTAG GGGAAAGTATCGACCGCCCAATATGCCGCTCGATAGTGAAAAGCCATTGTATCTCCACATCTCTGCAGGAGCTCAT ATAAAAGATACGGCAGAACGGATTTTAGTTGTTGATCGGGCTGCTGCAATGATTGAAGAAATTCTAAGGCCGGGGCAGAATTCACAGTCAATTTCTTCTGCCTCACCTTCACCTTTGGCTAATGGACTGAAG GTACTCAGCACAAGTGTGTTTTTGGGCTTTGATGCTGACCCATCATGGAACATTGTTGCCCGTATACGTGGACCAAAT GACCAGTATATAAATCACATTACCAATGAAACAGGAGCAACAGTCAAACTGAGAGGACGTGGTTCAGGAACTGATGAAGGGTCAAGTGAAGAAG ATGGACAACAGCCTATGCACCTGTTTTTGTCTAGTAACAATGCAAAAAGCCTTGAACAGGCTAAGTCCTTGGCAGAAAATCTTTTGGATACAATCAGTATGGAATGTGGTGCTTCAag GATTTCATCATGTAAAGCTTATAGTGCTGTTCCACCTCCACAGCCCGTATATACTGCTGTTCCACCTCCACAGCCAGTATATACTGCTGTTCCATCACCCCAGCAGGTTTATAGTGGCCCTACTGCCATTTCGCCCCTACAACAAGGTTATAGTGCTGTTCCACCCCCACAGCAGTTGTTGGCTGGAGTTCAGAGTTTGGCGGCAAGCACAGGCGTAACGACTACTTCAATGTCATTGACCACAGTTTCAACAGCAATTCCTCTAGCCAACACAATTGGTTATACTCCTCCTTTAGTAGCAGGTGGAACTAGCTATATTGGATATGGTGGAATATATCCTCAAGCTACCCCATTGCAACAAGTTGCCCTTGCCCTGAGGCACACGCCTCCTGTTGCTTCAACAGTTGCTCCCACAACTTCGGCATCAAGCAGAGAATCGAAGTCAATCACAAGCTCTGATCATGAAAAAGAGGAAAAACGGACATCCCAGCGACGAAAGTTTCAAGAATTACCAGTTGTTTCAAAGGGCACAAAACACAATCAG GGATTGGAACTTAGAAAACCTAATGAACGATATGATGATTTGGATGTGAGGAATATATCGAATATGCCTGCTCCTAAGAAGTTGATCCAGCCGTCGTCCAATGGAATTCAACCGGCCCCGCCAAGAACTATGCCTCCACCACCTCCTCCAAAAAGAGCTATGCCCCCGCCACCTCCTCCACCTAAATTTTATGATTCAACTGAAGTTAAAGTACAAGACAGGAGCAATAATTCACTGAAGACAAAACCCGATGCAGTTCCTG aTACTTTGGTCAAGCTAATGGAATATGGTGATGACGATGACGACGATGATGATCTAGACGGTTCACATGAGGAAATTCTTCCCCGCACCATCAAAGCAATTGGGGCTCAAAAGCCTTTTTGGGCTTTATGA